A window of Tachypleus tridentatus isolate NWPU-2018 chromosome 7, ASM421037v1, whole genome shotgun sequence genomic DNA:
AACAACCTGGTTCAAGGCTATTGGATGTTGGCAGCTATCCAGTCTACGGTAGAGGAAACTCGATGGTAGATTCCAGGTTGCCGAGACTCCGCACAACCAAATCCTGCAGAGATAATACCGATCAACGTCCACCGGTTGTTGAGGAACGTGATGAGAGGGCCTCCAGAGTCACCCTGTTTAGAAAATACTGTTTAAGTTAACATCTTCAGTACATACCAAAttatggccctgcatggccaggaggttagagAGCACTATTTGCAATATCAAGGTCACGTGCTAGAATTTCATCTcaccaatcatgctcgtcctttcagccgttacGGCCAAACCcgctattcgttggaaaaagagtagcccaagagatggtggtgagtgattatgattagctgccttccctctagtcttacactgctaaattagggatggctagcgcagataattccaaacaaaccaaaccaaatacataccaaagtattgtAAAGTCTTTTATAAGAAAGATCGGTTGGTGCTGAGAGGTATGCGAAAGTGTCTGGTTTTTGGGCATTCTCCAGAGAATTAACTTTTCATTGTCAGTTACTGTGAATAACTATTATTAATTGTTAACTACAcctgatgttttatattacacCAAATCCAACGACAGTTTACTTTTCATTATTAGTTACTGTAAATAACcattgttaattattaacaacacctgaacttttatattatatcaaATCCAACGACAGTTTACTTTTCATTATTAGGtactgtaaataattattaattgttaacTACACCTGaacttttatattataccaaATCCAATGATAGATTACTTTCATTGGTAGTTACTgtaaataactattattaattgTTAACTACACCTGaacttttatattatatgaaatcCAATGACAGTTTACTTTCATTGTTAGTTACTGTAAATAACTATTGTTAATTATTAACTACACCTGaacttttatattatatcaaATCCAATGACAGTTTACTTTTCATTATTAGGtactgtaaataattattaattgttaacTACACCTGaacttttatattataccaaATCCAATGATAGTTTACTTTCATTGATAGTTACTgtaaataactattattaattgTTAACTGCACTTGaacttttatattatatcaaATCCAATGACAGTTAACTTTTCCATGCTAGgtactgtaaataataattattaattgtttcctACAAAAATTAAAAGCTATTCATTGTTTCAATAGATAtaacaattataacaaaatatttacaatggaCCATTAAACCTTAATAGCAACACTACGTCTTCTGGTGGAACAGCGGTCAGTCTATGGACTCAGAAGGCTTTACATCCGGAGTTCGTTAtgccctaaaacaaacaaacaagacaacgGAACTGATGTCTCAAACGTATAAGATAATTTGGAAACAGCTTACCACGCATGCGTCTTTCAGTCCTTGTTCGTACCCCGCACACATCATTTCCGGGTAGATCCGGATGTTGATCCCTCGGCTACGATGCCACCTTTCACAATCTCTGTTCGTGATGACGGGAACATCGACTTTCTGGAGAACACGAGTACCAAATCTATTGCCTTGGTGATGAAATAATGTACCTTATTATACTCTATCTATACACATATTTAAATGGAAATTATCATCTTAAACATACCGTTGGCTTATTGTTTTAACAAAGGTCGACTCTGatacaaaaatagtttaacaaaACGCAATATTTCGgcataaaacaattttatgtttcaaTGTCGTCCTATCcacccttttttttttacttgcttaGGGTTAAAATGATCGGAACCGACAAAGAAGAGTTGAATCAGTAAGTCTAGAGCTAATGTTTTATTACGAATGTTATAAATACAAAGCTTTCACGCTTTCCAGCCACATTTTCTAGCATTGGTGCTACACAAAGTTTGGTTTTGATTTTCTCTGGAGAAGGACAAACACAGTCTGTCTCAATACATTTATCTgttaacttataaataatattttaactcatGTTACACGAAGTGAAACTTATAAGCCATCTACTTGCTCATGTCACATGAAACCCATAAAAGTGATGTGGTATTGAAATTATCCATTTACTTACTGTAAGGAATATTATTAAGGATTGTTAAAGATTTGTGGTTTCATGAAAACCATATagattttcttttcgtttttctGGAAACTATGTGGACCTTTTCGtcttaatttgtgttttatactCTTCATAAACTGTGTTATAAAAGTTTCCAAAATAAGAATCAAAGGGTTAATAAATTCCACATATTCACAGACTGTTACTTTTCTTCATTATACGTTGTAGGTGCGGTTCTTTAAAGGTCAATTTTTATGTACGAATAAAtcaaaaaaatatacaatactctAGTAATGTGTACGAATCCTTACTTAAAGCAGAATCCGTTTTCCCCCATCCTGTCACAATTCCGCTGAATCCTTGAAATTTTCGACCGTACGGAGGTAGGCAGATGGGAAGGATATGTTCTTGGAAATAGACTGGACGATCTAAATGTAGCAAGGCCACGTCATAGCGGTCAGGGTGTGATGCGGAGAAACGGAAGTGGGGATTGATCTTGACCTCTCGGACACTAAAGTACTGAGGTGGCAAACTTTGGTAACGCTGGTCTTGGATGTCGTACACGCCCAGAACCACGGTCATCTCATGTAGTCTTGCCCTATAAAAGTAAGCTCACGTTACCACTTCTTAGTAAACTCCTCTGAAAGAGGACCTACTCTAAGGTGAAATAATCTGTAAAACGATTCACATTAACTTTAGTAAACTCGTCGTACGCACGTGAAGTCGTCGTGAATACAACGTATACTAATTTTAGCAAACACATCTTGAAGATAACCCACACAAAGTTGTAGTTTACTTTGGTTTACTTATGTTTCTTAAAAGCAAAGCCAAATAATGGCTTCCATTAGCCTATATATCCAGAGAAAGATAAACCAGCTGGTACATTTAGTTTCctgtattaaaactaaatattagttCTGGTTTTTTGACTTACTTCTTATGCTAATTGTTTCACTTTGGTTACGTTCCACAGGGAAGTTGTAGTTTAATTTGGTTAATTTACTCGTATGGCTACTTTCCGTATAGAAGTTgtagtttattttagttaattcaCTCGTATGGCTACTTTCTATATAGACGTTgtagtttattttagttaattcaCTCGTATGGCTACTTTCTATATAGACGTTGTAGTTTACTTTGGTTAATTCACTCTTATGGCTACTTTCTATATAGAAGTTGTAGTTTACTTTGGTTAATTCACTCGTATGGCTACTTTCTATATAGAAGTTGTAGTTTACTTTGGTTAATTCACTCGTATGGCTACTTTCCATATAGAAGTTGTAGTTTACTTTAGTCAATTCACTCGTATTTAGGACAACTCATGGTAGTCTCGAGGAAAATACATGTTCATATTAACCAATTTATTAGTCTTAAGAGCGACTTTAAGTAACCTTCATTTGTGGTAAAACTTACTTGTGGACACAATGACCTGCGGTCACCACAAAGGTCTGGCTGATAAGTGCGCCCCCACACTGTTGACGAGAAATTTTGATATGGGCCTGTTAGGACAAAATGTATGATCAATATTGTCAgtttatgaataatgtttttatttctaaagtcTCATATTATGAAAGTTTGAAGAACAGCAGACGCGATTATCTCACATTTAAACAACGTAAGAAACTATAATTCCTCTCTTAGTAAATACTTAGTAGATAAAGTAACTCAAGTAAATGGGCAAATATCTTTGCCTGCAAATGGCGTGTATGCAGAACTGGCTATGGGCAACATTGTAGTCTGTGCGAGGTTTGTTTTTAACGCCCCACCCATCGCCCACCGCGAAGGTCTGCCATGTGTACGTGTGTGTATAGAGGATGGAGAGATTGGGAAATTTATGATATATTATCCGAAATTCGTACTGGAATTGGGCTTTCCATTTTATTTGTGagatttgttttctcttttttacaCATAAACTtgagatttaaaatttaatataatgagTATGCGGCTTGATAAACTGAGTCGTGGGGTTGAATGATTGATTAttgaaattaatcacaaagctacacaatgtgttatttgtgctctgccctccacgggtatcgaaacccggtttgtagctgTGTGAGTCTGCAATCATACCGCTGTGCCGTTGGAGGATCTGAGTCGTGAGATCAGAACTATTTCGCTAACTAAACCACGCTAGTCTGAATGACTGTTTCGTAAGGGTGATGTAGGAGGGTTATACCCAGACGTGATCCCATTATGCCACTTCTCAGGGGACCGTAAGAGTACCTGCTAGGTTTGGTGACAAGTGGTTCGTCAatcataataaatacacaaacacacaatacttttttcaaataatactttacatatataattatttgtatggTTACTATTTGCAGGAAACATTGTTGAATGATGTacggataaaatattttaaacaataaacacaataataataactaacaaaAGTATGAAAGCGATACTTTCATAGATATGTATATGTTCATATAAATATGAACCAAGTGCAACTTGTACGTAAAAGACGTTTTGAACTTCGAATAAACAACGCCTGCATaaaggcaagaagtgggggaTGAATTAAAGCACTTACACAGACCACTATTAAGCAGTAAACAAACATACAACGACATTTAACAAGAATATTCAGATAAATGCATCCCTGTAGTATTTCAGCTACACACACACATCTCAATACGCTTTAAGTACAACTGCAACATGGCCGAGCACCTGTTTCTGAACAAGATAATCCTCCAGCGGCaagctagaaaccgagtttcgatacccgtggtgggcaagaatacagatagtccattgtgtagctttgagcttaatatagaaataaacaaaatttaaattacctACCTGCCACGGAAACTCCCCATATAAAGCATCATGCCCTCCAATAATACGACTTTGGGGTTTTGCTGTAGGACGTCCACACACTGGAAAAAGCAG
This region includes:
- the LOC143255166 gene encoding serine protease 27-like isoform X1, with the protein product MHFRSFVGYCLPWKWAILMSCVIWLCADGQRGHHRYSYKTTRRSTSEDTCFYNGSHQRCSFSLYCLLTGGTPISFCGSSLLYTCCAHERGPTRRHKLSPPQVSYPKTPFQYRTLSTREAMCGRPTAKPQSRIIGGHDALYGEFPWQAHIKISRQQCGGALISQTFVVTAGHCVHKARLHEMTVVLGVYDIQDQRYQSLPPQYFSVREVKINPHFRFSASHPDRYDVALLHLDRPVYFQEHILPICLPPYGRKFQGFSGIVTGWGKTDSALSNRFGTRVLQKVDVPVITNRDCERWHRSRGINIRIYPEMMCAGYEQGLKDACVGDSGGPLITFLNNRWTLIGIISAGFGCAESRQPGIYHRVSSTVDWIAANIQ
- the LOC143255166 gene encoding serine protease 27-like isoform X2; the encoded protein is MHFRSFVGYCLPWKWAILMSCVIWLCADGQRGHHRYSWGTPISFCGSSLLYTCCAHERGPTRRHKLSPPQVSYPKTPFQYRTLSTREAMCGRPTAKPQSRIIGGHDALYGEFPWQAHIKISRQQCGGALISQTFVVTAGHCVHKARLHEMTVVLGVYDIQDQRYQSLPPQYFSVREVKINPHFRFSASHPDRYDVALLHLDRPVYFQEHILPICLPPYGRKFQGFSGIVTGWGKTDSALSNRFGTRVLQKVDVPVITNRDCERWHRSRGINIRIYPEMMCAGYEQGLKDACVGDSGGPLITFLNNRWTLIGIISAGFGCAESRQPGIYHRVSSTVDWIAANIQ